The Ornithinimicrobium faecis genome includes a window with the following:
- the scpA gene encoding methylmalonyl-CoA mutase yields the protein MTNIPKSFAGFPLNGDQPAQPDHSAYERAVADTEPWAAPEGIDVLPLYTAKDLAGLDALDTYPGIAPFLRGPYPAMYATQPWTIRQYAGFSTAEESNAFYRRNLAAGQKGLSVAFDLATHRGYDSDHSRVRGDVGMAGVAIDSIYDTRTLFDGIPLDQMSVSMTMNGAVLPVLALYIVAAEEQGVAPEQLSGTIQNDILKEFMVRNTYIYPPAPSMRIISDIFSFTAAKMPRFNSISISGYHIQEAGATNDLELAYTLADGVEYIRAGLDAGLDIDAFAPRLSFFWAIGMNFFMEVAKMRAARALWSRLVNDFNPQNPKSRSLRTHSQTSGWSLTAQDVYNNVGRTAIEAMAATQGHTQSLHTNALDEAIALPTDFSARIARNTQLLIQQETGTTEIIDPWGGSYYVERLTHDLAARAWGHIQEVEAAGGMTKAIEEGLPKMRIEEAAARTQARIDSGQQAVIGVNTFQVADEEPFEVLKVDNNAVYAAQLAKLERLRSERDQSEVDSALHALRASAEKGGGKDGSLEGNLLALSVDAAGAKATVGEISLALEQAYGRHRAVIRTISGVYRQEAGGAGNVEQVVAATEKFEAAEGRRPRILVAKMGQDGHDRGQKVIVTAFADMGFDVDVGPLFSTPEEVAQQAVDADVHMVGVSSLAAGHLTLLPALREALAEQGREDIMVVIGGVIPPDDVATLREMGAADVFLPGTVIADSALSLLERLNANLGH from the coding sequence GTGACGAACATCCCGAAGTCTTTCGCCGGCTTCCCCCTCAACGGTGACCAGCCCGCCCAACCCGACCACTCCGCATACGAGCGGGCCGTGGCCGACACCGAGCCGTGGGCCGCCCCCGAGGGGATTGACGTGCTGCCGCTCTACACCGCCAAGGACCTGGCGGGGCTGGACGCGCTGGACACCTACCCCGGCATCGCGCCCTTCCTGCGCGGGCCCTATCCGGCGATGTATGCCACCCAGCCGTGGACGATCCGCCAGTACGCAGGGTTCTCCACCGCAGAGGAGTCCAACGCCTTCTATCGTCGCAACCTGGCCGCCGGGCAGAAGGGCCTGTCGGTGGCCTTCGACCTCGCCACCCACCGCGGCTATGACTCCGACCACTCGCGGGTGCGCGGCGACGTCGGCATGGCCGGGGTGGCGATCGACTCGATCTATGACACCCGCACGCTCTTCGACGGCATCCCGCTGGACCAGATGAGCGTGTCGATGACGATGAACGGCGCGGTGCTGCCGGTGCTCGCGCTCTATATCGTCGCCGCGGAGGAGCAGGGGGTCGCCCCCGAGCAGCTGTCCGGGACCATCCAGAACGACATCCTCAAAGAGTTCATGGTCCGCAACACCTACATCTATCCGCCGGCGCCGTCGATGCGGATCATCAGCGACATCTTCAGCTTCACTGCCGCGAAGATGCCGCGCTTCAACTCGATCTCGATCTCTGGCTATCACATCCAGGAGGCCGGGGCCACGAACGATCTGGAGCTGGCCTACACGCTGGCCGACGGCGTCGAATACATCCGAGCCGGCCTGGACGCCGGGCTCGACATCGACGCCTTCGCGCCGCGGCTGTCCTTCTTCTGGGCGATCGGGATGAACTTCTTTATGGAGGTCGCCAAGATGCGCGCGGCCCGGGCGCTGTGGAGCCGGCTCGTCAACGACTTCAACCCGCAGAACCCCAAGTCGCGCTCGCTGCGCACGCACAGCCAGACCTCCGGGTGGTCCCTGACGGCGCAGGATGTCTACAACAACGTGGGGCGCACCGCGATCGAGGCGATGGCCGCGACCCAGGGCCACACCCAGAGCCTGCACACCAACGCCCTGGACGAGGCGATCGCGCTGCCGACCGACTTCTCCGCGCGCATCGCCCGCAACACCCAGCTGCTCATCCAGCAGGAGACCGGGACCACCGAGATCATCGATCCGTGGGGCGGTTCCTACTACGTCGAGCGCCTCACCCACGACCTGGCTGCCCGCGCCTGGGGCCACATCCAGGAGGTCGAGGCGGCCGGCGGCATGACCAAGGCCATCGAGGAGGGGCTGCCCAAGATGCGCATCGAGGAGGCGGCCGCGCGCACCCAGGCGCGGATCGACTCCGGCCAGCAGGCGGTCATCGGCGTCAACACCTTTCAGGTGGCCGACGAGGAGCCCTTTGAGGTGCTCAAGGTGGACAACAACGCGGTGTATGCCGCTCAGCTGGCCAAGCTGGAGAGGTTGCGTTCCGAGCGGGACCAGTCCGAGGTGGACTCGGCGCTGCACGCGCTGCGCGCGAGCGCCGAGAAGGGTGGTGGCAAGGACGGCTCGCTGGAGGGCAACCTGTTGGCGCTGTCCGTGGACGCGGCCGGTGCCAAGGCCACGGTCGGGGAGATCTCGCTCGCGCTGGAGCAGGCCTATGGGCGGCACCGGGCCGTGATCCGTACGATCTCAGGGGTGTATCGCCAGGAGGCCGGTGGAGCCGGCAACGTCGAGCAGGTCGTCGCCGCGACCGAGAAGTTCGAGGCCGCCGAGGGGCGCCGCCCGCGCATCCTGGTCGCCAAGATGGGCCAGGACGGGCACGACCGCGGGCAGAAGGTCATCGTCACCGCGTTTGCCGACATGGGCTTCGACGTCGACGTAGGCCCGCTGTTCTCCACGCCGGAGGAGGTCGCCCAGCAGGCCGTCGACGCCGACGTGCACATGGTCGGGGTCTCCTCGCTGGCCGCGGGTCACCTGACCCTGCTGCCCGCCCTGCGTGAGGCCCTGGCCGAGCAGGGCCGCGAGGACATCATGGTCGTCATCGGCGGGGTCATCCCGCCCGATGACGTCGCGACGCTGCGCGAGATGGGGGCAGCCGACGTCTTCCTGCCGGGCACGGTCATCGCCGACAGCGCGCTGTCGCTGCTCGAGCGGCTGAACGCCAACCTCGGGCACTGA
- the leuS gene encoding leucine--tRNA ligase produces the protein MTDSTSEQTPHRYTAALANQIEDAWQERWETEGTFHSANPAGPWAEPGDPRLERGHVMVMDMFPYPSGSGLHVGHPLGFIATDVFSRYQRTTGRNVLHTMGFDAFGLPAEQYAVQTGQHPRTTTEANMVTYRRQLRSLGMGHEQRRSIETIDPDFYRWTQWIFLQIFNSWYDEAAVRADGQLGAARPISELVAQFESGERQTPTGQPWAQLSPTERAGVLAEHRLAYVSSAPVNWCPGLGTVLSNEEVTNEGKSERGDFPVFKRNLSQWKMRITAYADRLIDDLDRLDWPEKIKIQQRNWIGRSQGANVAFPVVGHDEAITVFTTRPDTIFGATFMVLAPEHPLLEHIVPESHRADVAGYRRSASTKSDLERQADTKTKTGVFTGAHAINPATGEAIQVWVADYVLMGYGTGAIMAVPGQDARDWAFATAYDLPIVRTVQPTEGHPEDEAFTGDGPAINSANDEIDLNGQSVEEAKATIIDWLADRGLGEGTITYRLRDWLFSRQRYWGEPFPIVWDEDGVAHALPDDQLPLTLPDVPDYSPRTFDPQDADSMPEAPLARANEWVHVELDLGDGPKRYRRDTNTMPNWAGSCWYHLRYQDPENTKLPVDPGVEAYWTGPREQPVAGAPEGSRDPGGVDLYIGGAEHAVLHLLYSRFWHKALFDLGYVSSEEPFRRLINQGMVEAYVYRDHRGQPVPATEVEESIEETGEPTYTWNGQPVTKEHGKMGKSLKNVVTPDEMRAQYGSDTFRVYEMSMGPLEQYRPWETRAVVGSQRFLQRLWRNVIDEETGEVTVTDDALDEATARFLARTADGVKTDFEHLRVNTAVAKMIEFNNHLTKLDRVPRAAVEPLIQMVAPVAPHLGEELWSRLGHAESLAYEPFPQADPALLVEDTVTCVVQIKGKVRDRLEVAPDISEDDLRALALGSERIKELIGDGELRTVIVRAPKLVNIVPA, from the coding sequence ATGACTGACAGCACGAGCGAGCAGACGCCACACCGTTACACCGCGGCGCTGGCCAACCAGATCGAGGACGCCTGGCAGGAGCGTTGGGAGACCGAAGGGACCTTCCACTCGGCCAACCCGGCTGGGCCGTGGGCCGAGCCGGGCGACCCGCGTCTCGAGCGCGGCCACGTGATGGTGATGGACATGTTCCCCTACCCCTCGGGGTCGGGCCTGCACGTCGGCCACCCGCTGGGCTTCATCGCCACCGACGTCTTCAGCCGCTATCAGCGCACCACCGGGCGCAATGTGTTGCACACCATGGGTTTTGACGCCTTTGGCCTGCCGGCCGAGCAGTATGCCGTGCAGACCGGTCAGCACCCGCGCACCACGACTGAGGCCAACATGGTCACCTATCGCCGCCAGCTGCGGTCGTTGGGCATGGGGCATGAGCAGCGCCGTTCAATCGAGACCATCGACCCCGACTTCTATCGCTGGACCCAGTGGATCTTCCTGCAGATCTTCAACAGTTGGTATGACGAGGCAGCGGTCCGCGCGGACGGCCAGTTGGGTGCGGCCCGGCCGATCAGCGAACTGGTGGCCCAGTTCGAGTCCGGTGAGCGGCAGACCCCGACCGGTCAGCCGTGGGCGCAGCTGTCCCCGACTGAGCGCGCGGGCGTGCTGGCTGAGCACCGGCTGGCCTATGTCTCCTCGGCGCCGGTCAACTGGTGCCCCGGGCTGGGCACGGTGCTGTCCAACGAGGAGGTCACCAACGAGGGCAAGTCCGAGCGCGGTGACTTCCCGGTCTTCAAGCGCAACCTGAGCCAGTGGAAGATGCGGATCACGGCCTATGCCGACCGGCTGATCGATGACCTGGACCGGCTGGACTGGCCCGAGAAGATCAAGATCCAGCAGCGCAACTGGATCGGTCGCAGCCAGGGCGCCAATGTCGCCTTCCCCGTGGTCGGCCACGACGAGGCGATCACGGTCTTCACCACCCGTCCGGACACGATCTTCGGCGCCACCTTCATGGTGCTGGCCCCCGAGCACCCGCTGCTGGAGCACATCGTCCCCGAGTCGCACCGCGCCGACGTCGCGGGCTACCGCCGCTCCGCCTCGACCAAGTCCGACCTGGAGCGCCAGGCCGACACCAAGACCAAGACCGGTGTCTTCACCGGTGCCCACGCGATCAACCCGGCCACCGGAGAAGCCATCCAGGTCTGGGTCGCCGACTACGTCCTGATGGGCTACGGCACCGGTGCGATCATGGCCGTCCCCGGACAGGACGCTCGAGACTGGGCCTTCGCCACGGCATACGACCTGCCGATCGTGCGCACCGTCCAACCGACGGAGGGCCACCCCGAGGACGAGGCCTTCACCGGCGATGGGCCGGCGATCAACTCGGCCAACGACGAGATCGACCTGAACGGGCAGTCGGTCGAGGAGGCCAAGGCCACCATCATCGACTGGCTGGCCGACCGGGGCCTGGGCGAGGGGACGATCACCTACCGGCTGCGCGACTGGCTGTTCAGCCGGCAGCGCTACTGGGGCGAGCCGTTCCCGATCGTCTGGGACGAGGACGGCGTCGCGCACGCGCTGCCCGATGACCAGTTGCCGCTGACACTGCCGGACGTGCCGGACTACAGCCCGCGCACCTTCGACCCGCAAGACGCCGACTCGATGCCGGAGGCGCCGTTGGCGCGGGCCAACGAGTGGGTGCACGTCGAGTTGGACCTGGGGGACGGGCCGAAGCGCTATCGCCGGGACACCAACACGATGCCCAACTGGGCCGGGTCGTGCTGGTATCACCTGCGCTATCAGGACCCGGAGAACACGAAGCTGCCGGTCGACCCCGGGGTCGAGGCCTACTGGACCGGCCCGCGCGAGCAGCCGGTCGCCGGTGCACCTGAGGGCTCACGCGACCCCGGTGGCGTCGACCTGTACATCGGTGGTGCCGAGCACGCGGTGCTGCACCTGCTGTATTCGCGGTTCTGGCACAAGGCGCTGTTTGACCTGGGCTATGTCAGCAGCGAGGAGCCGTTCCGCCGGTTGATCAACCAGGGCATGGTCGAGGCCTACGTTTATCGTGACCACCGGGGCCAGCCGGTCCCGGCGACGGAGGTCGAGGAGTCCATCGAGGAGACGGGCGAGCCGACCTACACCTGGAACGGTCAACCCGTGACCAAGGAACACGGCAAGATGGGCAAGTCCCTGAAGAACGTCGTCACGCCGGATGAGATGCGGGCGCAGTATGGCTCGGACACCTTCCGGGTCTATGAGATGTCGATGGGGCCGCTGGAGCAGTATCGCCCCTGGGAGACCCGGGCGGTCGTGGGGAGCCAGCGCTTCCTGCAACGCCTGTGGCGCAACGTGATTGACGAGGAGACCGGTGAGGTCACCGTCACCGACGACGCGCTGGACGAGGCGACTGCACGCTTCCTGGCGCGCACCGCCGACGGCGTCAAGACCGACTTCGAGCACCTGCGGGTCAACACGGCCGTCGCCAAGATGATCGAGTTCAACAACCACCTGACCAAGCTGGACCGGGTGCCACGCGCCGCGGTCGAGCCGCTGATCCAGATGGTCGCGCCGGTCGCGCCGCACCTGGGTGAGGAGCTGTGGTCGCGGCTGGGGCACGCCGAGTCGCTGGCCTATGAGCCGTTCCCGCAGGCCGACCCGGCGCTGCTGGTCGAGGACACCGTGACCTGCGTCGTGCAGATCAAGGGCAAGGTCCGAGACCGCCTGGAGGTGGCCCCCGACATCAGCGAGGACGACCTGCGGGCGCTGGCACTAGGCTCCGAACGGATCAAGGAACTGATCGGTGACGGCGAGTTGCGCACGGTGATCGTGCGGGCCCCCAAGTTGGTCAACATCGTCCCTGCCTGA
- a CDS encoding methylmalonyl-CoA mutase family protein, translated as MSTPPSADQLPLAPDGGPSQEDWESSVAAVLRKSGRLTGDDPDSAAWSTLTRTTLDGIPVLPLGTPETSAELPDPGLPGQAPFTRGATATRPFGAWDIRARFEDPDAELTAQHVTEDLENGVNSLWLVVGEGGIAIEDLGTVLEPVLLDLAPVILDAPERPVLAASEFVRHLVHKGVKPAAGTNLGANPIGHRDKRPMAKEVVRDVADLAVREGLKAIMVDGTAVHDRGGSDVQELAYTIAAGVEYLRLLAQAGHDANTAAGLIEFRYAATAEQFPTIAKFRAARRLWARVLELSHVEPELRGQSQHAVTSRPMMTRYDPYVNMLRTTVAAFSAGVGGAASVTVLPFDEALGLPESFSRRIARNTSSLLASEAHIAEVTDPAGGSHAVERLTEDLAAAAWEMFTQVEERGGLIHDLKDGSWDQAITEVVTSRREQVATRARPITGLSEFPQVAETLPQRRAYAVPREVVRNGADFEALRDQPAPTPIFVATMGTVAQHTARATFLTNLLTAGGITARTVGATSGVEEVLAAYNSEAVVALAGTDKVYAEWGPDLVAALREAGAQHVVLAGRPVEGLDVDDNAAMGLDALAFLHRTRERLAIDSRVDPGAATSPEVTP; from the coding sequence ATGTCGACCCCGCCCAGTGCTGACCAGCTGCCCCTGGCCCCCGACGGTGGGCCGTCCCAGGAGGACTGGGAGAGTTCTGTCGCCGCGGTGCTGCGCAAGAGCGGCCGACTCACCGGTGACGACCCCGACTCCGCGGCGTGGAGCACCCTGACGCGCACCACGCTCGACGGCATCCCGGTGCTGCCGCTGGGCACCCCCGAGACCTCTGCCGAGCTGCCCGACCCGGGACTGCCGGGCCAGGCGCCGTTCACCCGGGGCGCCACCGCCACCCGCCCCTTCGGAGCCTGGGACATCCGGGCACGGTTCGAGGACCCCGACGCAGAGCTCACGGCACAGCACGTCACCGAGGACCTGGAGAACGGCGTCAACTCCTTGTGGCTCGTGGTCGGCGAGGGCGGCATCGCCATCGAGGACCTGGGCACGGTGCTGGAGCCGGTCCTGCTCGACCTCGCCCCGGTCATCCTCGACGCGCCAGAGCGCCCTGTTCTGGCCGCCTCGGAGTTCGTGCGCCACCTGGTCCACAAGGGGGTCAAGCCCGCCGCTGGCACCAACCTGGGCGCCAACCCGATCGGCCACCGCGACAAGCGTCCGATGGCCAAGGAAGTGGTCCGCGACGTCGCCGACCTCGCCGTGCGCGAGGGCCTCAAGGCGATCATGGTCGACGGCACCGCCGTGCACGATCGCGGCGGCTCCGACGTCCAGGAACTGGCCTACACGATCGCGGCGGGGGTCGAATATTTGCGCCTGCTCGCCCAGGCCGGCCACGACGCCAACACAGCGGCCGGGCTCATCGAGTTCCGTTATGCCGCAACAGCGGAGCAGTTCCCGACGATCGCCAAGTTCCGGGCCGCCCGCCGACTCTGGGCCCGCGTCCTCGAGCTCAGCCACGTCGAGCCAGAGCTGCGCGGCCAGTCCCAGCACGCCGTCACCTCACGGCCGATGATGACGCGCTATGACCCCTATGTGAACATGCTGCGCACCACCGTCGCCGCGTTCTCCGCCGGCGTCGGGGGAGCAGCCTCCGTGACGGTGCTGCCCTTCGATGAGGCGCTGGGTCTGCCCGAGTCGTTCAGCCGTCGCATCGCCCGCAACACTTCCAGCCTGCTGGCCTCAGAGGCGCACATCGCCGAGGTCACCGACCCGGCCGGCGGATCGCACGCCGTTGAGCGCCTGACCGAGGACCTGGCTGCCGCAGCCTGGGAGATGTTCACCCAGGTCGAGGAGCGCGGCGGTCTGATCCACGACCTCAAGGACGGCAGCTGGGATCAGGCGATCACCGAGGTCGTCACCTCGCGCCGGGAGCAGGTGGCGACGCGGGCACGTCCCATCACCGGCCTCAGCGAGTTCCCGCAGGTGGCCGAGACGCTCCCGCAGCGCCGGGCCTATGCGGTCCCGCGTGAGGTGGTCCGCAACGGCGCCGACTTTGAGGCCCTGCGCGACCAACCCGCACCGACCCCGATCTTCGTGGCCACGATGGGCACCGTCGCGCAGCACACCGCCCGCGCCACCTTCCTGACCAACCTGCTCACGGCCGGAGGCATCACCGCCCGCACCGTCGGTGCCACCAGCGGCGTCGAGGAGGTCCTCGCGGCCTACAACAGCGAGGCCGTCGTCGCGCTCGCCGGCACAGACAAGGTGTATGCCGAGTGGGGACCTGATCTGGTCGCTGCCCTCCGCGAGGCGGGGGCCCAGCACGTCGTGCTCGCTGGCCGGCCGGTCGAGGGCCTGGACGTCGACGACAACGCGGCCATGGGCCTGGACGCCCTGGCCTTCCTGCACCGCACCCGAGAGCGACTCGCGATCGATTCCCGTGTCGATCCCGGTGCCGCGACGAGCCCGGAGGTCACCCCGTGA
- a CDS encoding ATP-binding protein, whose product MDLLIIDDFALRSLDATQTNDFYEIVVERHRRAPTIWVSNREASEWLSMTTDTLPAQSAIDRLTSGAHTLVVEGPSHRQRGRVPVDTTTKVDHAR is encoded by the coding sequence GTGGACCTGCTCATCATCGACGACTTCGCCCTGCGGTCCCTGGACGCCACCCAAACCAACGACTTCTACGAGATCGTCGTCGAACGCCACCGGCGCGCCCCCACCATCTGGGTATCCAACCGCGAAGCCTCCGAATGGCTATCCATGACCACCGACACACTGCCCGCCCAATCCGCCATCGACCGACTCACCTCCGGAGCGCACACCCTCGTCGTCGAAGGCCCCTCCCACCGCCAACGCGGGCGTGTCCCCGTTGACACCACCACGAAGGTCGACCATGCTCGCTAA
- a CDS encoding C40 family peptidase, translated as MKRRTIGRHRAPLNLPRPLTGTATVAASGLLAATLGAATAVPAPPATAFGVTSTTPAPAPGDAQSMTAFHQSSTASMHSTATTPAADLPARAVPAPAPEDAEHTHFGELGFTGVTPEPEPVAAPSDSAAPSTESLADTSASAAQSRAQGTVSSRSDSRQEAPAESAAPVAPAGGQGAEAAIAWAQANLGLPYSWGSSSGGAYDCSGFTTAAFRAAGISIPHQSEAQYHATSRVSLSEIQRGDLLFYSNNGAPSGIFHVAIYLGNGQVIHSLRDWSSWDGSKVSGLHYASGLMAAGRP; from the coding sequence GTGAAGCGACGCACTATCGGGCGCCACCGCGCCCCACTGAACCTGCCCCGCCCCCTGACTGGAACCGCCACCGTTGCCGCCTCCGGGCTGCTCGCGGCCACCCTCGGGGCCGCGACCGCCGTTCCGGCACCGCCAGCGACAGCGTTCGGTGTCACCAGCACCACCCCCGCACCGGCCCCGGGGGACGCACAGAGCATGACCGCGTTCCACCAGAGCTCGACCGCATCCATGCACAGCACAGCCACCACGCCGGCCGCGGACCTCCCCGCCCGCGCCGTGCCAGCCCCGGCCCCAGAGGACGCTGAGCACACCCACTTCGGCGAGCTCGGCTTCACCGGCGTCACACCCGAGCCAGAGCCGGTTGCGGCGCCGAGCGACTCTGCGGCGCCCAGCACCGAGAGCCTCGCAGACACGAGTGCGTCCGCCGCGCAGAGCCGCGCGCAGGGCACCGTGAGCAGCCGCTCGGACTCCCGTCAGGAAGCTCCAGCCGAATCGGCCGCCCCCGTGGCCCCCGCCGGCGGCCAGGGCGCAGAGGCTGCCATCGCCTGGGCACAGGCCAACCTGGGCCTGCCCTACAGCTGGGGTTCAAGCAGCGGCGGCGCCTACGATTGCTCCGGCTTCACCACCGCAGCCTTCCGCGCCGCCGGCATCAGCATCCCGCACCAGAGCGAAGCGCAATACCACGCCACAAGCCGCGTCTCCCTGTCGGAGATCCAACGTGGCGACCTGTTGTTCTACAGCAACAACGGGGCCCCGTCCGGCATCTTCCACGTGGCGATCTACCTGGGGAACGGGCAGGTCATCCACTCCCTGCGCGACTGGTCCAGCTGGGACGGGTCAAAGGTCAGCGGGCTCCACTACGCCTCGGGGCTCATGGCCGCTGGCCGTCCCTGA
- a CDS encoding DegV family protein, which produces MSTAVLTDSTACLPPELAEEAGVALIPLHVQVGRRSLAEGVDISTAEVVDLLRAGKEKVGTSRPAPGEFVERFREVAHATGADSIVAVLISSAISGTVEAAQLAAQAVRSEVAVEVVDSQILGMGMGYAAAAAADAAYAGGSPEQVASVARARCGATSTYFYVDTLEHLRRGGRVGTAQAILGSALAIKPLLMLSDGEVQLAERVRTRAKALARLEEKCLEAIAAASEDVVVDVAVHHLGWLEQAEAMRDRLRETVPQAGRLDLVELGAVAGVHTGPGTLAVTVAPRA; this is translated from the coding sequence GTGTCCACCGCCGTGCTGACTGACTCCACCGCCTGTCTCCCCCCGGAGCTCGCGGAGGAGGCCGGCGTCGCGCTGATCCCGCTGCACGTGCAGGTGGGCCGGCGCAGCCTGGCAGAGGGCGTCGACATCTCCACCGCGGAGGTCGTCGACCTGTTGCGCGCGGGCAAGGAGAAGGTCGGCACCTCCCGGCCGGCTCCGGGTGAGTTCGTGGAGCGGTTCCGGGAGGTCGCGCACGCCACCGGCGCCGATTCCATCGTCGCGGTCCTGATCTCCTCGGCGATCTCGGGCACGGTCGAGGCCGCCCAGTTGGCGGCCCAGGCGGTGCGGTCCGAGGTGGCCGTGGAGGTGGTCGACTCACAGATCCTGGGGATGGGGATGGGTTATGCGGCCGCCGCTGCTGCCGATGCTGCGTATGCCGGTGGGTCGCCTGAGCAGGTGGCCTCCGTCGCCCGGGCGCGGTGCGGCGCAACGTCCACGTATTTTTATGTCGACACCCTCGAACACCTGAGGCGCGGGGGCCGCGTCGGCACCGCCCAGGCGATCCTCGGCTCCGCCCTGGCCATCAAGCCGCTGTTGATGCTGTCCGACGGTGAGGTGCAGTTGGCCGAGCGGGTGCGCACCCGGGCCAAGGCACTGGCGCGCCTGGAGGAGAAGTGCCTCGAGGCGATCGCGGCCGCGTCCGAAGACGTGGTGGTCGACGTCGCCGTGCATCACCTCGGCTGGCTGGAGCAGGCCGAGGCCATGCGGGACCGTCTGCGCGAGACGGTCCCGCAGGCAGGGCGGCTCGACCTGGTGGAGCTCGGTGCCGTCGCTGGTGTGCACACCGGCCCCGGCACGCTGGCTGTCACCGTCGCCCCGCGGGCCTGA
- a CDS encoding ATP-binding protein, whose protein sequence is MARQRTMGHAAFLELLLADKVTRRESRSATLRAAKAGPDPTMRIETWQDHQDLTYDRMLFSELTTLAFAEAGTGVLILGSAGVGKTHLATALGHTAIQCRMSTAFYRADKLFTRPRAARLDNTLEAEIRA, encoded by the coding sequence CTGGCCCGTCAACGCACGATGGGCCACGCCGCGTTCTTGGAGCTGCTCCTGGCCGATAAGGTCACCCGCCGCGAATCCCGATCGGCGACACTGCGCGCGGCTAAAGCCGGGCCCGACCCGACCATGCGGATCGAAACCTGGCAAGACCACCAGGACCTGACCTACGACCGGATGCTGTTCTCTGAGCTGACCACCCTGGCGTTCGCCGAGGCTGGCACCGGCGTACTGATCCTCGGATCGGCAGGGGTCGGTAAAACACACCTGGCCACCGCGCTAGGACACACCGCCATCCAATGCCGGATGAGCACCGCCTTCTACCGCGCCGACAAACTCTTCACCCGGCCACGCGCGGCCCGCCTGGACAACACCCTCGAGGCTGAGATCCGCGCCTGA
- the meaB gene encoding methylmalonyl Co-A mutase-associated GTPase MeaB: MAIDPAALAEGVLAGNRTALARAITLVESSRPDHRVAARELLAELTPHAGGAVRVGISGVPGVGKSTFIEALGTWLIGEGKRVGVLAVDPSSVRTGGSVLGDKTRMADLSASPSAYIRPSPSAGTLGGVARATAQSITVLEAAGFDVVLVETVGVGQSEVTVAGMVDTFLFLTIARTGDQLQGIKKGILELADVVAVNKADGDRVREAEITAKDLAGTFRLVYAGTQSWVPPVLTCSAVEGSGIEKVWQRVLRHRAFLGDRGLADKRADQQLEFTWSLVRDELAARLAADAEVKRVRGEVRERVIAGELTAVAAADLILAAYDRG; the protein is encoded by the coding sequence ATGGCCATCGACCCGGCGGCGCTGGCCGAGGGAGTGCTGGCGGGCAACCGCACGGCGCTGGCCCGCGCCATCACGCTCGTGGAGTCCAGCCGCCCGGACCACCGGGTGGCCGCCCGCGAGCTGCTCGCCGAGCTCACCCCGCACGCCGGGGGAGCGGTGCGGGTCGGCATCTCCGGGGTGCCCGGGGTCGGCAAGTCCACCTTCATCGAGGCGCTGGGCACCTGGCTGATCGGTGAGGGCAAGCGGGTTGGCGTGCTCGCGGTCGACCCGTCCAGCGTCCGGACCGGGGGCTCGGTCCTGGGGGACAAGACCAGGATGGCTGACCTGTCAGCCAGCCCCTCGGCATACATCCGTCCCTCGCCGAGCGCCGGCACCCTTGGTGGGGTGGCCCGGGCCACCGCGCAGTCGATCACGGTGCTGGAGGCGGCGGGGTTTGATGTGGTGCTGGTGGAGACCGTCGGGGTGGGGCAGTCCGAGGTGACGGTCGCTGGGATGGTCGACACGTTCTTGTTCCTGACGATCGCGCGCACGGGTGACCAGTTGCAGGGCATCAAGAAGGGCATCCTGGAGCTGGCCGACGTGGTCGCGGTCAACAAGGCAGATGGGGACCGGGTGCGCGAGGCCGAGATCACCGCCAAGGATCTGGCCGGCACGTTCCGGTTGGTCTATGCGGGCACGCAGTCGTGGGTGCCGCCGGTGCTGACGTGCTCGGCCGTGGAGGGGAGCGGCATCGAGAAGGTGTGGCAGCGGGTGCTGCGGCACCGGGCGTTTCTCGGCGACCGGGGCCTGGCCGACAAGCGGGCCGACCAGCAGTTGGAGTTCACCTGGTCACTGGTGCGTGACGAGCTGGCTGCCCGGCTGGCTGCCGACGCCGAGGTCAAACGCGTGCGCGGCGAGGTGCGTGAGCGCGTGATTGCCGGTGAGTTGACCGCGGTGGCTGCCGCGGACCTGATCCTGGCGGCCTACGACCGGGGTTGA